The DNA region AGAGTATCGAAAAACAGCACCAAAAGCGACCGCTTCATTACCGAGATATGTAGGTTGCTTATTCAAAAGGGGAGATCTAACACAATTAAGTGCTTATTCTAAAGTAAGGCTTTGAATGGTCAAGCCTTCTGTTTACCAGCAACAATTTCAAATAATGGGTTTgatatatatctatctactTAACAGATCAATGTAAGATTCCATTATTTTCCAGAAAAACCCTCTTTGTTGACAATTTGCTCCTATTTACTTTGGGATTGTAAACCTATGTTCTCGGTATTCCTATTTTTGTCGGCGTTTtaaatgcatatacatattGAGAAGTCTAGGGTTTTGTGCATCTCTGGAATACTGTTGCTGTGATTTCTTCTTGCTACCGAAGAGTACAAAACAGCTTACAGTAACTTCGTTTGGCATAAAAATGAGATAACCTTTTCATGGAGATGAATGAAGGATACCTTTTCCCCAATAGATAACAAAACGTAAAACTCGTTTCGACATTTCGAAATCCATTGTAAGGGATACAATCGCACACTTTTATAGTATATTAAGCgtgatataaaattattttcataaaattataaaagGTCTTTTGAAGACCTTGTGCAAAAGCAAAACAATGACAGATCaagacatttaaagatgctccaccgctgacaaatgatatttttgcactatcaaaaacacgagcagacgattaagtatttttcttcagttacaaaagttacttactttacaccattaccaccattgaaaagtttgagcttctaatttcccttcaagttaaagttacaaaaaataattaattgcatcccgaaaaaattccgtgccactatatcctatatggaattaagtaccgattgcgtatgcaccaaaggcaaaacaaattatttcatatatttttttgtgttatttagacatatttatacacgattaaacaccaattattgttcaagtgattaatatcatttatactctgtcggcggtggagcatctgaaacaattttttattataacaatTAACGTACACttgtaacaaaatgaaatatgttataaagataaataaataacatcccTAAACATCCAATTATCAAAACGTTAGTTAAAGTAATATTAAGAAAGTATTTATCATGAAAAAATCGATTAAAAATAGAGTGTTTTAGAATCCTTTTCCTCCTTTTCACTAGTAATACACTTGTCAGTTACTCCTAAAACCTTCGCTGCCTGTTTCGTACTGACGGCCTCTACCACCCAGTCCAACATCTCATACAGTCCCTCTCCGGTAGTAGCTGAGGTACCAAACACCTCACACCTGTGACTTTTACGGATAAATTCCACATTCATTTTCTCACCCACCTCCTCTGGAGTCATAACTCCGGGTATATCCTGTTTGTTAGCCGCAATAACAACGATTACTCCCCTTAGTTCATTCTTTTTTACGATAGTTCGTAGCTCTTTCTGAACCTCTTCTATCCGATCTCTGTCAGTACTGTCCACCACAAAAACAATAGCATCAGTTCCAGTATAGTAATGTCTTTGTAGAAGCCGTGCTTCGTTACTTCCACCGATGTCCCATATAGTCAACTCTACATTATTGTGTTCCACTGTCTCTAGGTTAAAACCAGTGGTAGGTTTTGTCGTAACGACTTCACCAAGCCTCAGTTGATACATCAGCGTTGTTTTACCAGTAGCATCAAGTCCGTTGATCAGAACCCTCATTTGACGTTTTCTGAATAATTTACATAACATACCTCCCATTTTGGCTGATACAGTCTAACGACACAACCTTTCACATGTTCAACTGTTACCTGTTGTGTACATGGTTGTAAACAATGCCATTCTGTTCAGAATGACTATCAACAAGGGACATAACCAAGATCGGCTTACAGACTGAATTGATCAACTAACTCGGTTTACAATTCAAGTTTCTTTTGAAAGAATCTTAATTCCATAACATGCAAAGTGTTGTTAGTAAGTTTGATAATCATTTAAGATTTTGGAATGTATTTGCTTTATATATGGGTATTCCAAATTCTGTTCAACACAAAACgatacttttgaaaaaaaactcaTTTTGGCATCCAAAACGACCAAAGACAACCTTTATAGTCTCAAAATCTTTGTTTAATTAGGTTCAGATATGTATGGAGACAAATTCTCTCCAAACCAATAGCGTTGCATGTCGCGAAATGACAAAGGAACTAACTTGGGGAAGCTGATGAAGGTTGTTGAAAAGTATCTTAACTCCTATGTAACTTATTGTAAAGTGGGTGACGTCGACGAAGCAGATGTAGTGCAGTTATTTTCTAGAAAATGGTCTATGCTTTGTTGACAATTTTCTATTGATAAATATGTGTTAACTCTGGATAACAATTGTATTATATCATGCAGATCAAATATCAAAAGGAACTGagagaaaaacattgaaaacacTCAGTACCCTACTACAAAACCGATTTTGTATACAAAAGTTTGACGAAATCAAAGCGAGTATCTTTAAGGTTTATAGACATATGAAAAATGGTAAaagattaatatcatttaacgtcaattttattaataataaacaaacatgtcttacaaaaatatatataaatataaatcatattacaaGTAGATCAACAATAACATTTGCAGTGACCCCACAGTAGTTATCGTGAATTAGAATGTATAaagtaataattatatttaacattaacCATGTGTAACAATTAAACCAGTTCTTTGTCATTGCTGTCGGCGAACACAATACAATATCACTCTCTCACACtttggaaaacacatttttgatgTATGAAAAAGTCGATGAAAAATAAAGTGATTTGGAATCCTTTTCCTCCTTTTCACTAGTAATACACTTGTCAGTTCCTCCTAACACTTTTGCTGCCTGTTTCGTACTGACAGCCTCTACCACCCAGTCCAACATCTCATACAGTCCCTCTCCGGTAGTAGCTGAGGTACCAAACACCTCACACCTGTGACTTTTACGGATAAATTCCACATTCATTTTCTCACCCACCTCCTCTGGAGTCATAACTCCGTGTATATCCTGTTTGTTAGCCGCAATAACAACGATTATTTCCCTTAGTTCATCTTCCTTGATGGTAGTGTGTAGTTCCTTCTGAATCTCATCGATTCGTTCTCTGTCATTACTGTCCACCACAAAAACAATAGCATCAGTTCCAGGGTAGTAATGTCTGTATAGAGGCCGTGCTTTGTCTCTACCACCCAAATCCCATGTAGTCAACTCTACATTATTGTGTTCCAATGTTTCTATGTTAAACCCAATAGTAGGTATCGTCGTAACAACTTCCCCGAGCTTCAGTTGATACAGCAGCGTTGTTTTACCAGCAGCATCAAGTCCGTTGATCAAAACTCTTAATTGACGTTTTCTGAATAATTTACAGAATATACCTCCCATTTTGGCGGATACAGTCTACCAATGTTCACACAGTATGTCACATGTTCGTTTACACCTGTTAACTGAGGTACAGGTATTTATAATCCAATACACGTCATCGAGCGATATGTAAACATAGCCACGCTGTTGAGAATGACTACCAACAAGGGACATAACCAGGTTCGCCGTACGCACCAAACTGTATAGTGTACTATTTATAGTTATATGTGTTTTTAAGTTTCCTGACATCCAACTTCAATTATAACACAATAATATCATTAAGCAAATACTATTACAGATGTAGATTTAAGCGATTCTGCAATTCCAACTAATCAATAAACATAGGAATTGTGTTATATAGGTAGAAGTGCAATGAGTAAATGTTAATGGGATCCGATCTTAGAATAGATTTGCTATGTATCTGGATATTACTAATTCTGTTCAACGCAAAACAAAACCATTGAAAAAAATGCTGGTTCAGTTCAGGTATTCAAAACGATCAAAGATGGTCTATGCTTCTTTGACATTTTGCTcttgtttcattattttgagTTTAAATACCAATTATAGATGTCCCCCagatttaaatatcaaacaaattcgATAAAAAAAGATCTAAATATCAAAGGACCGATAACTAACATCTGAAAACATCCTATCatatttgttatgtatataaGGGTTTTATGAAATTATAACGAGTATTATTTAGgtctacaaaatgtatatgcaaaataaaaatagtaaaacGATCGAGATTGTTTAATAgcatttcattatttcataataaatacaacatacacgtataacaaaaacaatgtataaaatatattagaCCGACAGTTCAAATTGTAGTGCccctatgtacatgtagtggtatatgtattgaaaaggcaataattgaataaaaacaaaGCATTGACCATATAAAAACTGAACCAGTTCTTTGTCATTGACGTTGGTAAACACAATAGAATATCATTTTCATCACACGTAAGAAAATAGGGGTTTGATGAATGAAAAAGATGAGGAAAAGTAAAGTGATTTACAATAATTTTCTTTCCATTTCCCTTGTTACACAAATGTCTTTCCGTCCTAAAGTTCTTTCTACTTGTTTCGCACTGACAGCCTCTACCATCCAGTCCAATACAGTCCCTCTCCGGTAGTGGCCGAGGTACCTCACACCTGTGACTTTTACCGATAAATTGCAAGTCCAACTTATCACCAACCTCCGCTGGAGTCATAGCTCCGGGTAATTCCCGTTTGTTAGCTGTAATGGCAACGATTGTTCTTCTTAATTCGTGTTCTTCCAGAAGAGAGTAAAGCTCTTCGCGAACCCAGTCGATTAATCTTTGTCAGTACCATCTACCACGAAAAAACGAAAGCATCAGTTCCGGTATAATAATTAACTGTATGACACCCTGATTTTACCTCTGCATCTTAAGTCCCATAGAGTTATCTCTACTCTATAGTCCagtaaaatacgaaaaatagaggCCTTGGGTTGGAGGATCTTAGTATTTTACGATGAAAAAAGTCGCCAAAAATCGTATGTTCGGAAAGCCGTTTTTTcaacacccgaaaaataagaaaatatatagaaattacacttttaaattacaatatctgctatttttgtaatacttgaaatatgaaatcgggtATATAATAAGACAAACTTTAAgttagtacaaataagttgaaacgatacaataatttcagtcaatccaagaaataaagaaggatgaaaacggctcaaaaccttttgaatttagctagcattaccgtttttgttctttttagatgcaaacatttataaaatcctACCCTGAACTATATCAGTTTAAGTTGTATGCCTTAAAgaattacattttctttgatattaatacATGATCGATAATACATTAGCTAGAAAAAACCTAAATATTAACATGTCAAGTTGACTAATCGtgccaatttgaagtgtttttatacGCCTACATTTTTGTACTTAGATTTTTGGCAAAACACTCATTTTGGTAGTTCATATTTCGGAAAATAAAAAGGCAAATGCttccaaatatgttatatcctttttggtatattttgtacctgttatttttatcatttgttgtaaaaacggtataaatatcttatttagTCGTAAAAActtagccctgcaggtagggcgttagaattgtacctgctgcacctattgcatgatcgtaaaaggcgactaaatttaggatcttatcttttctcttcttcctacttgactttatgtttcctaatgcctcccttggcaccgcctcacttttggccttgagttaagcgttcgcccctgtgaggaaggctctgggctctgtcccctggccgagacacaccaaagactataaaagtggtagtttctgctcctgcttagcgcttagcaaacagggagtgggacgactggtttgcccgttgtcagtttaatgtgaccgggtggggtgtgttgcttggtgtcttcggcggcatgcttcagtgatatagcactataaaaaggacaatagttccactatacaagaagacacaacatgaatataccgcagtctcccaaaacatgcacctggcacaacatacacgcaacacacgggaggccgtccttacatgaccatagctgttaataggacgtaaattaatcaaacaaacaaaatagtaaaaacttcctatcacgttaatttgactgaataccaaaatatgtccataaatctgcaatacaaaaatcttaatttttcgaatatgctttattcgtttgttacaaaattttgccagtaaataaatcagaactgtgatgattttcagctataaaattggacttgaacttttattttattcctttatctcattgaaaattatataaccCCCATCCAGTTCcattatggaaaaatgaaaaactgacctatgcaaatatttgatcaaaaagaaacttcaaTCTCACTTTATAAAGAGCGCTCCATTATGGTGGTAATATCTGCCAAAGGATATTGCAATCTGCTTAAtcacaaaatagatattcacatttttgacatttcaaCTTAAGGACTTAGCCAATCAGAGAAGTTTAGTCAAATTGGCACTAAATGAAGATTTGATCGACCTCACGTCTTTTATATTTGGGGATATCTTGATAGTAGTCTCTTTTAGGTGAGTATAGCCTACATAGAATCtgaattaataactatctaaacacttgagacggtacttactgaataattcttgaatgaaaaaggcatattattcaatttggacttcaaaatatccttggaaaaggccaaaagaccaactttgagcaaccatattatctcaggtagtgaaagtaaaatgttttccttttaaagcctttaatcaacaagttttatttaaaaagattccaccaaaatgagtatcaatggtattgttaataataacaattttttatcctaacaatccaacaaaagcatatttggctgttgcaaggacataattatgcaattttcatgctgtcatactttttccctgtgttgatttcaacttatGTTTTTGGCAATCTGTGCTGTCCTTATAACTTTCTTGTCATACATTAATTTTCTAGTATCTCATGATAAccatgtaagattatatttgACTTCAAgttggcaaattatgcaaatatccctatttttctgatttttttggggtcaagaaaaacactttcccaaatttttatttgtgacgacttttttttctataaaacaaagtcagatctgtatgaaaaacgaagaaaaaattctgttgcaattattttggggtAACAGCCTATCTTTCCTGGACTACTGGACTCATTTTCCACTGTCTCAACGTTAAAACCAAGTGTAGATACTGTAGTAAAGACTTGACCAAGCTTCAATTTATACAGTAACATTGTTTTACGAGCAGCATCAAGTCCGATGATCAACACTTTTGTTAGACGTTTTCTGAATAATTTACAAGATATACCGCCCATTTTGACGAATAGTCTAATGTTTATGCACATTACAGTATAACCTTTACTTATTCCGGTTTCTTGTTGGTTGTTTACAGTCAAGATTGCTCAACTATACTCGAGACTATACTCTTCCTCCTTTCTCAAAACGGGCATAGGAACGGCTACGCCGGAGTTTGTAACCTTTTACTGCActatattaacatataaatgGACCGTATACATAACGATAGGTTGATAAGGCCACGCTGTTCAGAATGACTACAAACAATTAATGGATTCCCGGACATAACTACTGAGGTTCGGCGTACAGAGAGTATACTACGATATCAATATTGCACAATGAGTGGAGATCTATTTTATTCAGTGATTTCGCCCGAGTGGAGATCTATTTTAttcagtgatttcgcccgtgtaatattttcatttttaacattgAGCGCTTTTCATTGGTTGTAAATCTATCGTGACGTCATTAAACAATACCGTTCACGTGACATTAGGATTCGAGGACGTCGTGACAAAATGACAACACAACACTCTCATTCTGTATAATTTACAAAACTTCCCTCCCATAATGgggaatacagtaaaacatcgtTTTACAGTTTACTATTAAAGCGGTATAACTAAGTTATATTCGTTTATGTAAATGAAAGTGTATGTAGACAGATATATAATACTGAACTCTGCAATATCGTTATTAAAAACGTTTTACCTTTAAACAGGAATCATCAAAATAACTGAAAGTGATCCAAACTGAATTACCTCGATTCTCTCCTATGTTCATCCTATTAGGTTTTTACACTCACTACACTTGACATAAACTTTCATTGGATGAAGTGGTCAATAAGATGTAGGTGTAGATTTATCAGATACAACCTGTTTGATATCATAAAAAACTTTTCGGTAAGTTGATCTTTATTTACAACAGATCCATTATGGGTAGTTTATGGCATAGTTgtgttataattatgattaacTTTAAAGGTGGTTTTCAAGCTAATGctaaaaatcccatagaaactgcccacaACCCAATTTTCTAAAACTTTAATAGCGTGAAATACTTATAATACTAGtagttgtccctttaaaatggcAATACTTTTTccttaaaaaacatttttgagtGACTTAAAATAGAGAGTGTAGGAAGTAACGTACCACTTCTTTCTTGGTATACCTAGCCATACTTTTATTTCCAGTTTATGATTTTAGAGTTCGTTGTAAGTGAAAATTAGTGTACAATAATATTTTGAGATGCTAAATATTATGGTAACACGGTTGAAAATattagttgccatggtaacaaaatgtaggcctttgattggctgaaatttgaGTAACGTCATAATTAAGTGGAAATTGGTATATA from Argopecten irradians isolate NY chromosome 5, Ai_NY, whole genome shotgun sequence includes:
- the LOC138322951 gene encoding uncharacterized protein, yielding MGGMLCKLFRKRQMRVLINGLDATGKTTLMYQLRLGEVVTTKPTTGFNLETVEHNNVELTIWDIGGSNEARLLQRHYYTGTDAIVFVVDSTDRDRIEEVQKELRTIVKKNELRGVIVVIAANKQDIPGVMTPEEVGEKMNVEFIRKSHRCEVFGTSATTGEGLYEMLDWVVEAVSTKQAAKVLGVTDKCITSEKEEKDSKTLYF
- the LOC138322949 gene encoding uncharacterized protein; translation: MGGIFCKLFRKRQLRVLINGLDAAGKTTLLYQLKLGEVVTTIPTIGFNIETLEHNNVELTTWDLGGRDKARPLYRHYYPGTDAIVFVVDSNDRERIDEIQKELHTTIKEDELREIIVVIAANKQDIHGVMTPEEVGEKMNVEFIRKSHRCEVFGTSATTGEGLYEMLDWVVEAVSTKQAAKVLGGTDKCITSEKEEKDSKSLYFSSTFSYIKNVFSKV